One genomic window of Polyangiaceae bacterium includes the following:
- the cofC gene encoding 2-phospho-L-lactate guanylyltransferase, translating into MRLWAIVPVKDFDAAKSRLGPTLDSEKRADFAKRLFDHVTAQLAQHPEVERVLIVSNSEAVRSHAVGRGCLTLEDPAAGSTLAEVVDSALGYAAAHGASHGLVLMGDLPRLSQRSLSLLTGALAEHPQVIAPDQHGVATNALGLRLPAPAGTAFGSGKSLELHRQRFPAALLIEDAELAFDVDDPQDFAALPPPLSEPVASEA; encoded by the coding sequence ATGAGGCTGTGGGCCATCGTCCCAGTCAAAGACTTCGACGCCGCCAAGAGTCGCCTCGGGCCGACCCTCGACTCTGAAAAACGGGCCGATTTCGCCAAGCGGCTGTTTGACCACGTCACCGCGCAGCTAGCGCAGCACCCAGAGGTCGAGCGTGTTTTGATCGTGAGCAACTCGGAAGCCGTGCGTAGCCACGCGGTGGGCCGCGGCTGCCTCACTCTGGAAGATCCAGCAGCGGGCTCGACCCTGGCGGAGGTGGTCGATAGTGCCTTGGGGTACGCTGCGGCCCACGGCGCGAGTCATGGTCTGGTGCTCATGGGCGACCTCCCTCGGCTCAGCCAGCGTTCGTTGAGTCTGCTAACGGGAGCCCTCGCAGAGCACCCCCAGGTGATCGCTCCCGATCAGCACGGCGTCGCAACCAACGCACTCGGCCTCCGCCTGCCTGCTCCGGCAGGCACGGCATTCGGCAGCGGCAAGAGCCTGGAGCTGCACCGACAGCGTTTCCCTGCGGCACTTTTGATCGAGGACGCAGAGCTGGCTTTCGACGTGGACGATCCTCAAGACTTCGCCGCGTTGCCACCGCCGCTCAGTGAACCGGTAGCGAGCGAGGCTTGA
- a CDS encoding acetyl-CoA C-acetyltransferase, giving the protein MSQAVIVAATRSPIGRAFKGSLVSCRPDDLLATILNAVLEQVPALPRESVEDVIVGCGQPAGEAGYNVARVASVLAGLNAPGVTVNRYCSSSLQTIRMAAHAIAAGEGDVFIAGGVETVSRFGVGKADGMENSINSKFNDAMARTNLRSQGGQPSWAPGEGLPDIYIAMGQTAENVAEAENVSRAEMDEFAAMSQQRAVAHVEKGHFDAEITPITLEGGQTVSKDDGPRAGTTVEKLAGLQPVFRPDGRITAGNACPLNDGAAAVVVMSDTRAKELGIKPLARIVSSGVSSLNPEIMGLGPIEASRQALERAGMTMDQIDLVEINEAFAAQVIPSAKQLGIPWEKLNVAGGAIALGHPFGMTGARIMATLLNNLKAHDKRFGLETMCVGGGQGMAMIVERL; this is encoded by the coding sequence ATGTCTCAAGCAGTGATTGTCGCCGCAACGCGCAGCCCGATTGGTCGAGCCTTCAAGGGCTCCTTGGTCTCCTGCCGCCCGGATGACTTGCTGGCCACAATCCTCAATGCGGTGCTCGAGCAGGTGCCCGCGCTGCCCCGTGAGAGCGTCGAAGACGTGATCGTCGGCTGCGGCCAACCAGCGGGCGAAGCAGGCTACAACGTCGCACGCGTGGCGAGCGTGCTTGCCGGCTTGAACGCCCCGGGCGTCACGGTGAACCGCTACTGCTCCTCATCCCTCCAGACCATCCGCATGGCGGCCCACGCCATCGCCGCAGGCGAAGGCGACGTGTTCATCGCTGGCGGTGTCGAGACGGTGAGCCGATTCGGCGTTGGCAAGGCCGACGGCATGGAGAACAGCATCAACTCCAAGTTCAACGATGCGATGGCTCGCACGAATCTGCGCAGCCAAGGTGGACAGCCGAGCTGGGCCCCCGGAGAAGGCCTGCCCGACATCTACATCGCAATGGGTCAGACGGCGGAGAACGTCGCCGAAGCCGAGAATGTTTCCCGCGCGGAAATGGATGAGTTCGCCGCGATGAGCCAACAGCGCGCCGTGGCTCATGTGGAGAAGGGCCACTTCGACGCAGAGATCACGCCAATCACGCTCGAAGGCGGCCAAACGGTGAGCAAAGACGACGGCCCGCGCGCTGGCACCACCGTGGAGAAGCTCGCGGGACTCCAACCCGTCTTTCGCCCTGACGGCCGCATCACCGCCGGCAATGCCTGCCCGCTAAACGACGGCGCGGCAGCGGTGGTGGTGATGAGCGACACGCGCGCGAAGGAGCTGGGAATCAAGCCACTCGCGCGCATCGTGTCGAGCGGAGTGAGCAGCCTGAACCCGGAGATCATGGGTCTTGGCCCCATCGAAGCGAGCCGCCAGGCGCTCGAGCGTGCGGGCATGACGATGGATCAGATCGACCTGGTGGAGATCAACGAGGCGTTCGCGGCGCAAGTCATCCCATCGGCCAAGCAGCTCGGGATCCCTTGGGAGAAGCTAAACGTCGCGGGCGGCGCCATCGCGCTGGGGCACCCCTTTGGCATGACCGGCGCCCGCATCATGGCGACGCTGCTGAACAACCTGAAGGCCCATGACAAGCGCTTTGGGCTCGAGACGATGTGCGTCGGTGGCGGCCAAGGCATGGCCATGATCGTCGAACGCCTGTAG
- a CDS encoding LLM class F420-dependent oxidoreductase produces MRLGYVFGYSSSNVHINIELIQEAERLGYHSVWSAEAWGSDAVTPLAWIAAQTKTIKLGTGIMQMPGRSPANTAMTAMTMDALSGGRFLLGLGTSGPQVVEGWHGVPYHKPLTWTREYVEIVRKILERKEPLTYDGQIYQLPYKGAGSMGLGKPLKSILHGNPNIPIYLGSMAPKAQAQAGEIADGLLMTCLHPGRFEVVEENLQKGFDKAGNGKGLDNFDVAPAVACIVGDDLDACRMPLKMTLALYVGGMGAKNKNFYNEYVSRVGFEAEAKQIQDLYLAGKRNEAILAVTDEMVDTFNLVGPKERIKERFQIWKESKIGTMMVGTQQPEALRLLAELNS; encoded by the coding sequence ATGCGCCTCGGCTACGTCTTCGGTTACTCCTCGTCCAACGTTCACATCAACATCGAGCTGATTCAGGAGGCTGAACGCCTCGGCTATCACTCGGTGTGGAGCGCCGAGGCGTGGGGTAGCGATGCCGTCACTCCCCTCGCCTGGATCGCCGCTCAGACCAAGACGATCAAGCTTGGCACCGGCATCATGCAGATGCCCGGGCGGAGCCCGGCGAACACGGCGATGACCGCGATGACCATGGACGCGCTGTCCGGCGGTCGCTTCCTGCTCGGACTCGGCACCTCAGGGCCCCAGGTCGTCGAGGGCTGGCATGGGGTGCCGTACCACAAGCCGCTGACGTGGACGCGGGAGTACGTGGAGATCGTGCGCAAGATCCTCGAGCGCAAAGAGCCCCTCACCTACGACGGGCAGATCTATCAGCTGCCTTACAAGGGCGCGGGCTCGATGGGCCTCGGCAAGCCGCTCAAGAGTATTCTGCACGGAAACCCGAACATCCCGATCTACCTCGGCTCGATGGCGCCGAAGGCCCAGGCTCAAGCCGGCGAGATTGCTGATGGCTTGCTGATGACGTGCTTGCATCCAGGCCGCTTCGAGGTCGTGGAGGAGAACCTGCAGAAGGGCTTCGACAAGGCCGGCAACGGCAAGGGCCTCGACAACTTCGATGTGGCCCCGGCTGTCGCCTGCATCGTCGGAGACGATCTCGACGCCTGCCGCATGCCCCTGAAGATGACCCTCGCGCTGTACGTCGGCGGCATGGGCGCCAAGAACAAGAACTTCTACAACGAGTACGTGTCTCGGGTTGGCTTCGAGGCCGAAGCCAAGCAGATCCAAGACCTGTACCTCGCCGGCAAGCGCAACGAGGCGATCTTGGCGGTGACCGACGAGATGGTGGACACCTTCAACCTGGTTGGGCCGAAGGAGCGCATCAAGGAACGCTTCCAGATTTGGAAGGAGTCCAAGATCGGCACCATGATGGTCGGCACACAGCAACCCGAAGCGCTGCGGCTGCTCGCGGAGCTGAACTCCTAG
- a CDS encoding DUF262 domain-containing protein translates to MGNGLVYRVPPFQRDYSWTEEEWDDLWQDIVGLLAPDGESAHYMGYLVLQTRDERNFDVIDGQQRLTTLSVLILAVLKNLHALVENKVDEHDNTRRIEELRKTYIGFLDPVTLLTQAKLTLNRHNDSLYRTYLVPLSQVPRRGLNPSEKLLRNCFLWFEERVRRQLDSSSDGADYARLVDTIADRLFFTVISVADELNAFKVFETLNARGVRLSSTDLLKNYLFSVVHAAGGHEREMRELDEKWEAILGKLGSESVQDFLRVFWNSQRPFVRQSELFKVIRAEINDRAHVFDFLRELDRDADTYAALYDPHDPSWTLDQQKYLSQLHLFGVRQQWSLLLAARRVFDDAGFTQLLRACVVVALRYNVIAHLAPGEQEKVYNEIARFIATGSIQSPREAIRALKPIYLNDSQFRSAFEEKALRTTSGRNNRVVRYILFEMERHVSNHGYDPEETKYNIEHILPEHPEDGWDGFTDDQADRCRYRLGNMTLLNATKNRKLGTAGFAVKREVFAQSEFGLTKRVSEYEDWTEQTLAQHQKWLAKQATSIWRIAELS, encoded by the coding sequence ATGGGCAACGGTCTGGTCTATCGCGTTCCGCCCTTTCAGCGGGACTACTCCTGGACGGAGGAGGAGTGGGACGACCTATGGCAAGACATCGTCGGACTTCTCGCGCCCGACGGTGAGTCAGCTCACTACATGGGCTACCTCGTTCTTCAAACGAGGGACGAGCGGAACTTCGATGTGATCGATGGCCAGCAGCGCCTCACCACGCTGAGCGTGCTCATCCTGGCCGTGCTGAAAAATCTCCACGCGCTGGTCGAGAACAAGGTCGATGAGCACGACAACACGAGGAGAATCGAAGAGCTCCGGAAGACGTACATCGGTTTTCTGGACCCGGTCACACTACTCACTCAGGCAAAGCTCACTCTAAACCGGCACAACGACAGCCTGTACCGCACCTACCTCGTTCCTCTTTCCCAAGTGCCCCGGCGGGGACTGAACCCTTCAGAGAAGCTCTTGCGAAATTGCTTCCTTTGGTTCGAGGAGCGGGTGCGCAGGCAGCTCGACTCCAGCTCGGACGGGGCAGACTATGCTCGCCTTGTAGACACGATCGCGGATCGCCTCTTTTTCACGGTCATCTCGGTCGCCGATGAACTCAACGCCTTCAAGGTCTTCGAGACTTTGAACGCCCGAGGTGTTCGTCTCTCGTCTACGGACCTGTTGAAGAACTACTTGTTCTCGGTGGTTCATGCGGCGGGGGGGCACGAGCGGGAGATGCGCGAACTCGATGAGAAATGGGAAGCTATCCTCGGCAAGCTCGGCAGCGAGAGCGTCCAGGATTTCCTCCGGGTATTCTGGAACAGCCAACGACCCTTCGTCCGTCAGTCCGAGCTGTTCAAGGTAATCCGCGCAGAAATTAACGATCGGGCGCACGTCTTTGATTTCCTGCGTGAACTCGACCGTGACGCGGACACGTACGCTGCACTCTATGATCCCCACGACCCTAGTTGGACGTTGGATCAACAGAAGTACCTGTCACAACTCCACTTGTTTGGAGTGCGTCAGCAGTGGTCGTTGCTGCTCGCTGCCCGCCGCGTCTTCGATGACGCAGGTTTCACTCAGCTTCTCAGGGCATGCGTCGTGGTCGCGCTCCGGTACAACGTGATCGCGCATTTGGCGCCGGGAGAACAAGAGAAGGTCTACAACGAAATCGCCCGCTTCATCGCAACCGGGAGCATTCAGAGCCCCCGAGAGGCGATACGTGCGTTGAAGCCCATCTACCTCAACGATTCCCAGTTCCGCAGTGCGTTCGAAGAGAAGGCCCTACGGACCACCTCGGGTCGGAACAATCGAGTGGTTAGGTACATCCTGTTCGAAATGGAGCGTCACGTTTCGAACCACGGGTATGACCCTGAGGAGACCAAGTACAACATCGAGCATATCCTCCCGGAACACCCCGAAGATGGCTGGGACGGCTTCACAGACGATCAGGCGGACCGCTGTCGGTACCGGCTTGGCAACATGACTCTGCTGAACGCCACCAAGAATCGCAAGCTCGGCACCGCAGGGTTCGCCGTCAAGCGCGAGGTGTTCGCGCAGAGCGAGTTCGGACTCACCAAGCGCGTCAGTGAGTACGAAGACTGGACCGAGCAAACGCTCGCCCAGCATCAGAAGTGGCTTGCCAAGCAAGCCACTTCTATCTGGCGCATCGCCGAGCTGTCCTAG
- the cofH gene encoding 5-amino-6-(D-ribitylamino)uracil--L-tyrosine 4-hydroxyphenyl transferase CofH, which yields MKTPLSSITPAIADILERSLAGHELSVADAVVLCGANGRDFHALVQTADALREAQVGDAVSYVVNRNLNFTNVCVKACKFCAFSRTNRSEQGYFLPREEIVQRVREAHSLGATEVCLQAGLAPGLDGRFYIELCRTVKEAVPDIHVHAFSPEEVKYGCERSGLTIREYLTELKAVGLGSLPGTSAEVLDDGVRKRLAGGRITTEEWISVITTAHELGIPTTSTLMYGHVESDEERVRHLELLRALQRRSGGFTEFVPLSFVHQESPMYKKGMLPGCRPGPTGHEVMRLFAISRLMLGADIPNLQASWVKEGLRQAQLLLSAGANDLGGTLINESISTSAGAAHGQRVNPSELRRLIREAGRTPVERSTLYVERQRFTADAALDPVEALDSVSDDDPRFGSYAELTADPRFRFEPVERDAIKPRSLPVH from the coding sequence ATGAAAACGCCGCTGTCTAGTATCACGCCAGCCATCGCCGACATCCTCGAGCGCAGCTTGGCGGGCCACGAGCTCTCCGTCGCCGACGCGGTGGTCTTGTGCGGCGCAAACGGGCGCGATTTCCACGCCTTGGTGCAGACCGCGGACGCGCTGCGTGAAGCTCAGGTCGGGGACGCGGTGAGCTACGTCGTAAACCGCAACCTCAACTTTACAAATGTCTGCGTAAAGGCTTGTAAGTTCTGCGCTTTTTCGCGAACCAACCGCTCCGAGCAAGGCTACTTCTTGCCGCGCGAAGAGATCGTGCAGCGGGTGCGTGAAGCGCACTCTTTGGGGGCGACGGAGGTCTGCTTGCAAGCGGGTCTCGCACCTGGGCTCGACGGGCGCTTCTATATCGAGCTTTGCCGCACGGTTAAGGAAGCGGTGCCCGACATCCACGTGCATGCCTTCAGCCCTGAGGAGGTCAAGTACGGCTGTGAGCGCAGCGGGCTGACCATTCGAGAGTACCTTACGGAACTGAAGGCGGTCGGCCTGGGCTCGCTACCAGGCACCAGCGCCGAGGTGCTGGACGACGGAGTACGCAAGCGCCTGGCTGGCGGGCGTATCACCACCGAAGAGTGGATCTCCGTCATCACCACCGCTCACGAGCTCGGGATCCCGACGACCTCCACGCTGATGTACGGCCACGTGGAGAGCGACGAAGAGCGCGTGCGGCACCTCGAGCTGTTGCGTGCCCTCCAGCGGCGGAGCGGAGGCTTCACGGAGTTCGTGCCGCTGTCCTTCGTGCATCAGGAGTCGCCCATGTACAAGAAGGGCATGCTCCCCGGGTGTCGCCCGGGTCCGACGGGGCACGAGGTGATGCGGCTCTTCGCCATCTCGCGGCTGATGCTCGGCGCGGACATCCCGAACCTTCAGGCCTCCTGGGTGAAGGAGGGCCTGCGCCAGGCGCAGCTGTTGCTCTCCGCCGGCGCGAACGACCTGGGTGGCACGCTGATCAACGAGAGCATCTCGACCTCTGCCGGGGCGGCTCACGGTCAGCGCGTGAACCCGAGTGAGCTAAGGCGTCTGATCCGCGAAGCGGGCCGCACTCCTGTGGAGCGCAGCACGCTGTACGTCGAGCGTCAGCGCTTCACCGCCGACGCGGCCTTGGACCCCGTCGAGGCTCTCGACTCAGTGAGCGACGACGATCCGCGCTTTGGTTCCTACGCGGAGCTCACAGCGGATCCACGCTTCCGCTTCGAGCCGGTCGAGCGCGACGCGATCAAGCCTCGCTCGCTACCGGTTCACTGA
- the npdG gene encoding NADPH-dependent F420 reductase, which produces MKIGIVGGTGKEGRGIALRWAKAGHEVAIGSRDAARAAEKAAELSTAEATLSGSDNATVCSEAEVVLLSIPFSGHKETLEALKASLAGKIVIDITVPLKPPKVREVNLPETTSAAQQAQQILADSRVVATLHHVSSVHLSEPDHAIECDVLAVSDHPEALQTVLGLLKDLGVKGIDAGPLKNAVALESLTPVLLHINKVYKGHAGIRVTGLP; this is translated from the coding sequence ATGAAGATCGGAATCGTTGGCGGGACGGGCAAAGAAGGACGCGGGATCGCGCTGCGTTGGGCGAAAGCTGGCCATGAGGTAGCTATCGGCTCCCGCGATGCGGCTCGCGCGGCGGAGAAGGCGGCGGAGCTGTCCACGGCGGAAGCGACGCTGAGTGGCAGTGACAACGCAACCGTCTGCAGCGAAGCCGAGGTCGTCCTGCTCAGCATCCCGTTCAGCGGTCACAAGGAGACCCTGGAGGCGCTGAAGGCTTCGCTGGCAGGCAAGATCGTGATCGATATCACGGTTCCGCTCAAGCCGCCGAAGGTGCGAGAGGTGAACCTGCCGGAGACCACCAGCGCCGCGCAGCAGGCGCAGCAGATCCTCGCGGATTCACGCGTCGTGGCCACGCTGCACCACGTCAGCTCGGTGCACCTGAGTGAGCCGGACCACGCCATCGAGTGCGATGTGCTGGCGGTGAGCGATCACCCGGAGGCGCTGCAGACCGTGCTCGGCCTGCTGAAAGATCTGGGAGTGAAGGGGATCGACGCCGGCCCGCTCAAGAACGCCGTCGCGCTCGAGTCGCTGACGCCGGTCTTGCTGCACATCAACAAGGTCTACAAGGGCCACGCCGGGATCCGCGTCACCGGACTGCCCTGA
- the cofG gene encoding 7,8-didemethyl-8-hydroxy-5-deazariboflavin synthase subunit CofG, producing the protein MAEGLEISAQKPLSGAAAKAWMSADGSAFQELLAAARERRDSAFPGKRLTFSPKVFLPLTNLCRNRCDYCSFRKSWGQKGAETFTHETTLSWLDRAQAQGCVEALFCLGDTPETAYPEYGALLASWGHDSTVDYIAWSSERALERDLLPHTNAGILSAEEMRHLKHTNVSLGLMLENISPRLCEAGGVHRNAPDKHPAKRMAMLEAAGELRIPFTTGILLGIGETNDEIVDSLLAIADLHARHGHIQEVIVQNFRARPKIPMRDAPEPDDVQVARCVALARLILPEEVSVQAPPNLNPHATRLLIDAGINDFGGISPVTPDYINPIHPWPHLIDLEAECREAGFELRPRLPIYPDFVARTGFLSPELRASVARAAERLARVSSAAELAPSASARVAPPVSQPLVGSV; encoded by the coding sequence ATGGCGGAAGGTTTGGAAATCAGCGCTCAGAAGCCGCTCTCCGGGGCTGCCGCCAAAGCGTGGATGAGCGCCGATGGAAGCGCATTCCAGGAGCTGCTCGCCGCGGCACGGGAGCGCCGGGACAGCGCCTTCCCGGGCAAGCGCCTGACCTTCTCTCCGAAGGTGTTTCTGCCGCTGACGAACCTGTGTCGCAATCGTTGTGACTACTGCTCCTTCCGTAAGTCCTGGGGGCAGAAGGGCGCGGAGACGTTTACTCACGAGACCACGCTCAGCTGGCTCGACCGCGCCCAGGCTCAAGGCTGCGTCGAGGCGTTGTTTTGCCTCGGGGATACGCCGGAGACGGCGTATCCGGAGTACGGCGCGCTGCTCGCCTCGTGGGGCCATGACTCAACCGTCGACTACATCGCGTGGTCCAGCGAGCGGGCGCTGGAGCGCGACCTGCTCCCGCACACCAACGCCGGGATCTTGAGCGCTGAGGAGATGCGGCACCTCAAGCACACCAACGTGAGCCTGGGGTTGATGCTCGAGAACATCAGCCCCCGCTTGTGTGAGGCGGGGGGAGTGCATCGCAACGCGCCGGACAAGCACCCAGCGAAGCGCATGGCGATGCTCGAGGCGGCGGGCGAGCTGCGGATCCCGTTCACGACGGGGATCCTGCTCGGCATCGGGGAGACCAACGACGAGATCGTCGACAGCTTGCTGGCCATCGCCGACTTGCATGCGCGTCACGGTCACATCCAAGAAGTCATCGTGCAGAACTTCCGGGCGCGCCCGAAGATCCCCATGCGGGATGCCCCGGAGCCTGACGACGTCCAGGTCGCGCGCTGTGTCGCGCTCGCCCGGCTGATCCTCCCGGAAGAGGTGAGTGTCCAGGCGCCACCGAATCTGAACCCACACGCCACGCGATTACTTATCGATGCGGGCATCAACGACTTCGGTGGCATCAGCCCCGTGACGCCGGACTACATCAACCCGATCCATCCGTGGCCGCACCTGATCGACTTGGAAGCGGAGTGCCGGGAGGCGGGGTTCGAGCTCAGGCCCCGATTGCCGATCTATCCGGACTTCGTTGCGCGTACGGGGTTCCTCTCCCCCGAACTCCGAGCAAGCGTCGCGCGGGCAGCAGAACGCCTCGCGCGGGTGAGTTCCGCTGCTGAGCTTGCGCCTAGCGCAAGCGCTCGCGTCGCGCCCCCTGTGTCACAACCCTTGGTTGGTTCCGTATGA
- the cofE gene encoding coenzyme F420-0:L-glutamate ligase gives MTVLPSGRLELIALSGLPIVSPGDDLASLIARALDRNGVELLPSDVVVVTSKLVSRAEDRFVDLSRISPSPEGRAIARQVDKDPRLVTLVLRESTQISRKAKGVLIVRHRLGFVSANAGIDQSNSAPAIAEEDSGPWVLLLPESPDASAARIREGLAATTGVKPAVILSDSFGRPFRAGTVGVAIGIAGIAALNDQRGELDLFGRTLEHTITAQADQIAAAADFVAGQAAESRPVVIVRGLELPLDEDSSARDLVRPAEQDLYL, from the coding sequence CTGACGGTGTTGCCAAGCGGTCGACTCGAGCTGATTGCCCTCTCCGGGCTGCCCATCGTCTCTCCAGGGGACGACCTCGCGAGCCTGATTGCTCGGGCCCTCGACCGGAACGGCGTCGAGCTCCTGCCGAGTGACGTGGTGGTGGTGACGTCGAAGCTGGTGTCTCGCGCCGAAGATCGCTTTGTCGACCTGTCGCGCATCAGCCCGAGCCCCGAGGGGCGCGCCATCGCTCGCCAGGTGGACAAGGATCCGCGCTTGGTCACGCTCGTGCTCCGCGAGTCGACGCAGATCAGCCGCAAGGCGAAGGGCGTGCTGATCGTCAGGCACCGCCTGGGCTTCGTCTCGGCAAACGCGGGTATCGATCAGAGTAACTCTGCACCGGCGATCGCCGAGGAAGACAGCGGGCCCTGGGTGCTGCTCTTGCCTGAGTCGCCGGACGCGTCCGCTGCGCGCATCCGCGAGGGGCTCGCCGCCACCACGGGTGTGAAGCCAGCTGTGATCCTCAGCGACTCCTTCGGCCGGCCTTTCCGCGCGGGAACAGTAGGCGTAGCGATTGGCATCGCTGGGATTGCTGCCCTCAACGACCAGCGTGGGGAGCTCGACCTGTTCGGGCGCACCCTCGAGCACACCATTACGGCCCAGGCCGATCAAATCGCCGCAGCGGCGGACTTCGTGGCGGGGCAAGCCGCGGAGAGCCGTCCGGTGGTCATCGTGCGCGGGCTCGAGCTGCCTCTCGACGAAGACTCCAGCGCTCGCGATCTGGTCCGCCCCGCTGAACAGGACCTCTACCTGTGA
- the cofD gene encoding 2-phospho-L-lactate transferase, with translation MTEPMRDSRFVYLSGGVGGARLARGLCDVLPPSNLSLVVNTGDDFLHWGLFISPDLDTVMYSVSGVGHEARGWGLEEETFHAVSAMDRLEEHFPQEATTWFQLGDRDLATHLVRTQALASGAPLTRVTAKLFESFGVRHQVLPMSDQPQPTFIHTRANDGEPAQRLTFQDWLVRRRAKDPVAKVELGGSGEATPEVLRAIEQADCVLIAPSNPYVSIDPILRLSGVRERIEKKPCLAVSPIIGGRAVKGPLAEMLSDLEGLTPSPHAVMLHYAGLVNGCVVEASDLEQQPRCDVSWFPGATLMGTRADSRRLAECVVKCAQELLEER, from the coding sequence GTGACTGAACCTATGCGTGACTCGCGCTTCGTTTACCTCTCCGGAGGCGTCGGCGGCGCGCGCCTCGCACGGGGCTTGTGCGACGTACTGCCGCCCAGCAACTTGTCCTTGGTGGTCAACACAGGAGACGACTTCCTGCACTGGGGGCTGTTCATCTCTCCCGACCTCGACACGGTGATGTACTCGGTGTCGGGCGTTGGGCACGAGGCCCGAGGCTGGGGACTCGAGGAAGAGACGTTTCACGCCGTTTCCGCGATGGATCGCCTGGAGGAACATTTCCCCCAGGAAGCGACTACGTGGTTTCAGCTGGGTGATCGCGATCTGGCGACACACCTGGTGCGGACCCAGGCGCTAGCGAGCGGCGCGCCCCTGACCCGTGTCACCGCCAAGCTCTTCGAGAGCTTCGGCGTGCGGCACCAGGTGCTGCCCATGAGCGACCAGCCCCAGCCGACGTTCATCCACACCCGAGCGAATGACGGCGAGCCCGCCCAGCGACTCACCTTCCAGGACTGGCTCGTGCGCCGTCGCGCGAAGGACCCCGTCGCAAAGGTCGAGCTCGGTGGCTCTGGAGAAGCGACGCCCGAGGTGCTGCGCGCCATCGAGCAGGCTGACTGCGTGCTCATCGCGCCGTCGAATCCGTACGTCTCCATCGATCCAATCTTGCGTTTGTCGGGGGTGAGGGAGCGCATCGAGAAGAAGCCGTGCCTCGCCGTCAGCCCGATCATCGGCGGACGAGCGGTCAAAGGCCCCTTGGCGGAGATGTTGAGCGACCTCGAGGGTCTCACGCCGAGCCCCCACGCGGTGATGCTCCACTATGCCGGCCTGGTAAACGGCTGCGTAGTGGAAGCGAGCGACCTCGAGCAGCAACCCCGCTGCGACGTCTCTTGGTTCCCCGGGGCAACACTCATGGGGACGCGAGCAGACTCGCGGCGCCTGGCCGAGTGTGTCGTGAAGTGTGCCCAGGAGCTGTTGGAGGAGCGATGA